A part of Gemmatimonas groenlandica genomic DNA contains:
- the rplO gene encoding 50S ribosomal protein L15, with amino-acid sequence MGLHNLQPAPGSHRGRRRVGRGPGSGLGKTSGKGHKGSMARSGHGGPGGGKPHFEGGQMPLTRRIPKRGFTNPFREEAQVVRLDSLTGVAGDEVTVETLVAAGLIRSGHGPAKLLNNGEVSRAFTVRGVKISAGAKAKIEAAGGRIDG; translated from the coding sequence ATCGGCCTGCACAACCTGCAGCCGGCGCCGGGTTCGCATCGCGGCCGTCGTCGCGTGGGTCGCGGTCCGGGCTCTGGTCTGGGCAAGACGTCCGGTAAGGGTCACAAGGGCTCCATGGCGCGGTCCGGCCATGGCGGTCCTGGTGGCGGCAAGCCGCACTTCGAAGGCGGCCAGATGCCGCTCACGCGTCGTATTCCGAAGCGCGGTTTCACGAATCCGTTCCGTGAAGAGGCGCAGGTGGTTCGCCTCGATTCGCTGACCGGCGTTGCCGGGGACGAAGTGACGGTGGAGACGCTGGTCGCGGCTGGGCTCATTCGTTCGGGTCACGGCCCGGCGAAGCTGCTCAACAACGGTGAAGTGTCCCGTGCGTTCACGGTACGCGGCGTGAAGATCAGCGCCGGTGCCAAGGCGAAGATCGAAGCGGCCGGTGGCCGCATCGACGGCTGA
- the rpmD gene encoding 50S ribosomal protein L30 translates to MPRTFVWHPSKGPAKTPKLEAPGTGKLHIKQVRSAIGHSWRMRRTLEALGLRHHQASVVQQDSASLRGQLKQVRHLVLVTAVEE, encoded by the coding sequence ATGCCCCGTACGTTTGTATGGCATCCGTCGAAGGGTCCGGCGAAGACCCCGAAGCTCGAAGCGCCGGGAACCGGCAAGCTTCATATCAAGCAGGTACGCAGCGCGATCGGCCATTCGTGGCGGATGCGTCGTACGCTTGAAGCGCTCGGCCTTCGTCATCATCAGGCCAGCGTCGTGCAGCAGGATTCCGCCTCGCTGCGCGGCCAGCTCAAGCAGGTTCGTCACCTCGTGTTGGTGACGGCGGTGGAGGAGTAA